In Subdoligranulum variabile, the genomic stretch GGAAAACGGCGCGGGCAAATCCACCCTGATCAAATGTCTGACCGGCATCAACGACTTTGAGGCCGGCGAGATCCGGGTGGACGGCGTGGAGGGCCCCGTGAAAAATACCTCCACCCTGGACGCCCAGAAGGTGGGCATCTCCACGGTGTATCAGGAGGTGAACCTCTGCCCCAACCTGAGCGTGGCGGAGAATCTCTACATCGGCCGGGAGCCCATGACCCGGTTCCACACCATCGACCGGCGGGCGATGTTCCGCAAGGCCGACGAACTGGTCAAGCGGCTGGGCATCAAGGCCGACGTGACCCAGAACCTGGAAAACTATTCCCTGGCCATCCAGCAGATGATCGCCATCGCCCGGGCGGTGGACATGGACTGCAAGGTGCTGATCCTGGACGAGCCCACCTCCTCCCTGGACGACAGTGAGGTGGAGAAGCTCTTCACCATGATGCGCCGCCTGAAAGAGCACGGCGTGGGCATCATCTTCGTCACCCACTTCCTGGAGCAGGTCTACGCCGTCTGCGACCGCATCACGGTGCTGCGGGACGGCACCCTGGTAGGGGAGTGGCCGGTGTCCGAGCTGCCCCGGGTCAAGCTGGTGGCGGCCATGATGGGCAAGGACTTCGACGACCTGGCCGACATCAAGCCGGAAGGCTTCCATTTTGACGAGAACGCCCCCATGGAGATCCAGGCCGAGGGCCTGAGCCACAAGGGCACCATCAAACCCTTCAACCTGAACATCCGCAAGGGCGAGGTCATCGGCCTCACCGGCCTGCTGGGTTCCGGCCGCAGTGAACTGGCCCGCACCATCTACGGTGCCGACCGCGCCCAGACCGGCAAGCTGGAGGTGGCCGGCAAGGAAGCCCACATCAAGCAGCCCCTGGACGCCATGAACCTGGGCATGGGCCTGCTGCCCGACGACCGCAAGGCCGAGGGCATCATCGGCGATCTGTCGGTGCGGGAGAACATCATCCTGGCGCTGCAGGCCAAGCGGGGCATGTTCCGTCAGCTGCCCCGGGCCAAGCAGGAGGAGATCGCCGACCGGTACATCGATCTGCTGCAGATCAAGACCGCCAGCCGGGAGACCCCCATCAAGCAGCTTTCGGGCGGCAACCAGCAGAAGGCCATCCTGGCCCGGTGGCTGGCCACCGACCCCGATTTCCTGATCCTGGATGAACCCACCCGCGGCATCGACGTGGGCACCAAGACCGAGATCCAGAAGCTCATTGTGGATCTGGCCGCCCAGGGCAAGAGCGTCATGTTCATCTCCTCCGAGATCGAGGAGATGCTGCGCACCTGCAACCGGATGGCCGTGCTGCGGGACGGCGCCATGGTGGGCGAGCTGGACGGCGATCTGACCCAGGAACGTGTGATGGCAGCCATCGCAGGAGGTGCGAACAATGACCAAAAAGCTTAAAAAACTGACGAGCTACCAGCTGTTTCTGCCTCTTGTCTGCGTACTGCTGGTGCTGGCGGTAAACATCGTCTACGATATTTCCCAGGGCAACAATGCCTTCAACTTCTTCCACATCGCCATGACCAACGGCATGCTCCAGGGCCGTCTGATCACCATCCTCAACCGCGGCAGCGAGGTGGCCATCCTCTCCATCGGCATGACGCTGGTGGTCTCGGCCTCCGCCGGTACCGATATCTCGGTGGGCTCGGTCATGTCGCTCTGCGCTTCCTTCTGCTGCATGCTCATCGCCGGTTTCGGCGTGTCCTCGGTCTCCTCGGCGGATGAGTTCGCCATGCCGATGATCGTCGGCCTGCTGGGCGCCCTGGTCATGGGCTGCCTGTGCGGCGCTTTCAACGGCTTCCTGGTGGCCGGGCTGAACATCCAGCCCATGGTGGCCACCCTGATCCTCTGGTCGGCCGCCCGCGCCATCGGCCTGCTGCTCTGCAACAACCTCATCGTCTACATCCGCGTGCCGGAATACGGCATCCTGGGCGGCTACATCGGACCCTTCCCCACGCCCATCCTCATCGCGGCCATCTGCGTGGCCGTGGCCGCCATCCTGCTGAAGACCACCGCCATGGGCATGTACATCCAGGCTGTGGGCATCAACAAGAAGGCCTCCCGCATCGCCGGTCTGAACTCCCGGCGGATCATCTTCCTGTGCTACCTGCTCTGCGGCCTCTGCGCCGGCATCGCCGGTATCGTGGCCTCCTCCCGCATCACCAGCGCCGACTCCAACAACATCGGCCTGGACATGGAACTGGACGCCATCCTGGCGGTGGCCCTGGGCGGCAACAGCCTGGGCGGCGGCCGGTTTAACCTGGCCGGCTCCATCATCGGCGCCTACACCATCCAGGCCATCACCACCACGATGTACAACCTGGGCGTCTCCACCGCCGTCAACCCGGTGTTCAAGGCTGTGATCGTCATCGTCATCGTGGCCATCCAGGCCCCGCCCGTGCGGGATGCGCTGCGCAAACTCAGCGCCCGGCGCGCCGCGAAAAAGGAGGCTGTCCGCGTATGAAAACCGCACTGAAAAAGAAATCCATCAACAGCAACACCCTGTTGCTCTTCATCACCATCGGCCTGTTCATCGTGCTCTACGCGGCCGGCTGCATCGTGTATGCCAGCAAAGGCTTCACCAACCTGCAGACCTTTTTGAACCTTTTCATCAACAACGCCGGCCTCATCTGCGTGGCCTGCGGCATGACCTGCGTCATGCTCACCGGCGGCATCGACATCTCGGTGGGCTCCCTGGTGGCCCTGGACTGCATGCTCCTGGCCTACGGCATGGGGGAATGGAAGATCAACGCCTGGCTCATGTGCCTCATCGTCCTGGTGGTGGGCGTGGTCTTCGGCATGGTGCAGGGCTTCTGCGTGGGCTATCTGCGCATCCAGCCCTTCATCGTCACCATGGCGGGCATGTTCTTTGCCCGCGGTATGACCGCCGTCATTTCTACCAACCAGCTCTCCATCACCCAGGATGTGAGTGAGATCTTCTACAACTGGGCCAACTACCGCATCTACCTGCCCTTCGGCGGCGTGATGAACAAGGCCGGCAAGATGGTCATGCCCTACATCCGCATCGGCGTGGTGGTGGCCATGCTCGTGCTGGTGGTGGTCTTCCTGCTGCTGCGCTACACCCGCTTCGGCCGCTCCCTCTACGCTGTGGGCGGCAGCGAACAGTCCGCCGCCATGATGGGCCTGGATGTCAAGCGTACCCGCATGAAAGCCCATGTGCTCTGCTCCTTCCTGTGCTCCATCGGCGGCATCTGCTACTGCCTGAACACCACCTCGGCCAGCGTCAGCCAGGCCACCGGCATGGAGATGGACGCCATCGCTTCGTCGGTTATCGGCGGTACGCTGCTCACCGGCGGCGTGGGCAACGTCATCGGTTCCTTCTTCGGCGTGCTCATCACCGGTACCATCTCCACCATCGTCAAGGCCAACGGCAAGCTGGCCAGCTCCTGGCCCAACATCCTCACCGCGGCCCTGCTCTGCTTCTTCATCGTCCTGCAGAGCGTCTTCGCCTACTTCAAGGAAAAGAACAAGTAAGCCGGGATTCCCGGCGCACAAACGAAGGGCCCCCGCTGTCCTTCGTTTGTGCTGTATCTGAACACAAGGAGGTACTTCCCCATGAAATCTACCAATATTCCCGACGTGCATCTCGGCATCATCGCCGTCAGCCGTGACTGTTTCCCCATTGCCCTGTCCACCCAGCGCCGTGAGAACATCACCGCCGCCTGCAAGGCCAAGGGCGTAGAAATCTACCAGTGCCCCGTGACTGTGGAAAACGAGGCCGACATGCTCAAGGCGGTGGCCGATGTGCAGGCCGCGGGCTGCAACGCCCTCACGGTCTTCCTGGGCAACTTCGGCCCCGAGACCCCCGAGACCCTCATCGCCAAATACTTCGACGGCCCCGTCATGTATGTGGCGGCAGCCGAGGGTGACGGCGACATGATCAACGGCCGCGGCGACGCCTACTG encodes the following:
- a CDS encoding sugar ABC transporter ATP-binding protein, translating into MENNVVLTMRGITMTFPGVKALDKVDFTLRKGEIHALMGENGAGKSTLIKCLTGINDFEAGEIRVDGVEGPVKNTSTLDAQKVGISTVYQEVNLCPNLSVAENLYIGREPMTRFHTIDRRAMFRKADELVKRLGIKADVTQNLENYSLAIQQMIAIARAVDMDCKVLILDEPTSSLDDSEVEKLFTMMRRLKEHGVGIIFVTHFLEQVYAVCDRITVLRDGTLVGEWPVSELPRVKLVAAMMGKDFDDLADIKPEGFHFDENAPMEIQAEGLSHKGTIKPFNLNIRKGEVIGLTGLLGSGRSELARTIYGADRAQTGKLEVAGKEAHIKQPLDAMNLGMGLLPDDRKAEGIIGDLSVRENIILALQAKRGMFRQLPRAKQEEIADRYIDLLQIKTASRETPIKQLSGGNQQKAILARWLATDPDFLILDEPTRGIDVGTKTEIQKLIVDLAAQGKSVMFISSEIEEMLRTCNRMAVLRDGAMVGELDGDLTQERVMAAIAGGANNDQKA
- a CDS encoding ABC transporter permease, with amino-acid sequence MTKKLKKLTSYQLFLPLVCVLLVLAVNIVYDISQGNNAFNFFHIAMTNGMLQGRLITILNRGSEVAILSIGMTLVVSASAGTDISVGSVMSLCASFCCMLIAGFGVSSVSSADEFAMPMIVGLLGALVMGCLCGAFNGFLVAGLNIQPMVATLILWSAARAIGLLLCNNLIVYIRVPEYGILGGYIGPFPTPILIAAICVAVAAILLKTTAMGMYIQAVGINKKASRIAGLNSRRIIFLCYLLCGLCAGIAGIVASSRITSADSNNIGLDMELDAILAVALGGNSLGGGRFNLAGSIIGAYTIQAITTTMYNLGVSTAVNPVFKAVIVIVIVAIQAPPVRDALRKLSARRAAKKEAVRV
- a CDS encoding ABC transporter permease subunit produces the protein MKTALKKKSINSNTLLLFITIGLFIVLYAAGCIVYASKGFTNLQTFLNLFINNAGLICVACGMTCVMLTGGIDISVGSLVALDCMLLAYGMGEWKINAWLMCLIVLVVGVVFGMVQGFCVGYLRIQPFIVTMAGMFFARGMTAVISTNQLSITQDVSEIFYNWANYRIYLPFGGVMNKAGKMVMPYIRIGVVVAMLVLVVVFLLLRYTRFGRSLYAVGGSEQSAAMMGLDVKRTRMKAHVLCSFLCSIGGICYCLNTTSASVSQATGMEMDAIASSVIGGTLLTGGVGNVIGSFFGVLITGTISTIVKANGKLASSWPNILTAALLCFFIVLQSVFAYFKEKNK